The following proteins come from a genomic window of Streptomyces sp. NBC_00539:
- a CDS encoding ABC transporter ATP-binding protein: protein MIGVAPPQYDPAAPESAATLPVGTSATVRGYVRGLFRRHRRPFVALVSANAVAVIASMVGPYLLGRVVDDLAAGVRELHLLRVSLLFALALAVQTCFVRMVRLRGAMLGEEMLADLREDFLVRSVGLPPGVLERAGTGDLLSRITTDIDRLANAMREAVPQLSVGVVWAGLLFGALAVTAPPLAAAALVALPVLVIGCHWYFRRAPSAYRSEAAGYAAVSAVLTETVDAGRTIEAHRLGRRRVALSEQRIRQWTQWERYTLFLRSVLFPVINVTYVTILGSVLMIGGYCVLRGWMSVGQLTTGALLAQMMVDPIGLILRWYDELQVAQVSLGRLVGIHEIEPDGGDASVSPKGREMRADEVRFGYREGVDVLHRVSMSVPPGTRMALVGPSGAGKSTLGRLLAGIYAPRAGEVTLGGARLSRMQAERVREQVALVNQEHHVFVGSLRDNLRLARTGAGDADLWAALEAVDADGWARALAAGLDTEVGSGAAALTPAQAQQVALARLVLADPHTLVLDEATSLLDPRAARHLERSLARVLDGRTVIAIAHRLHTAHDADVIAVVEGGRISEFGSHEDLVAADGAYAALWRSWHG from the coding sequence ATGATCGGCGTGGCACCGCCGCAATACGATCCGGCCGCCCCGGAGTCGGCCGCGACCTTGCCCGTCGGCACGTCGGCGACCGTACGGGGCTACGTACGCGGCCTGTTCCGGCGCCACCGGCGGCCCTTCGTGGCGCTCGTGAGCGCCAACGCGGTCGCGGTGATCGCCTCCATGGTCGGCCCGTACCTGCTGGGGCGGGTCGTGGACGACCTCGCGGCAGGGGTGCGCGAGCTCCACCTGCTGCGGGTGAGCCTGCTGTTCGCGCTGGCGCTCGCCGTCCAGACCTGCTTCGTGCGGATGGTCCGGCTGCGCGGGGCGATGCTCGGCGAGGAGATGCTGGCCGACCTGCGCGAGGACTTCCTCGTGCGTTCGGTCGGGCTGCCGCCCGGCGTGCTGGAGCGGGCCGGGACCGGTGACCTGCTGTCGCGGATCACCACCGACATCGACCGGCTGGCGAACGCGATGCGGGAGGCCGTGCCGCAGCTGTCCGTCGGCGTGGTGTGGGCGGGGCTGCTGTTCGGGGCGCTGGCGGTGACCGCGCCGCCGTTGGCCGCGGCGGCGCTGGTGGCGCTGCCGGTGCTGGTGATCGGCTGCCACTGGTACTTCCGGCGGGCGCCGTCCGCGTACCGCTCGGAGGCGGCCGGTTACGCGGCGGTCTCGGCGGTGCTGACGGAGACGGTGGACGCGGGGCGCACGATCGAGGCGCACCGGCTCGGGCGGCGCCGGGTGGCGCTGTCGGAACAGCGCATCCGGCAGTGGACCCAGTGGGAGCGGTACACGCTGTTCCTGCGGTCCGTGCTCTTCCCCGTCATCAACGTCACCTACGTGACGATCCTCGGCTCGGTGCTGATGATCGGCGGCTACTGCGTCCTGCGCGGCTGGATGTCGGTGGGGCAGCTGACGACGGGTGCGCTGCTGGCGCAGATGATGGTCGACCCGATCGGCCTGATCCTGCGCTGGTACGACGAACTGCAGGTAGCGCAGGTGTCGTTGGGCCGGCTGGTCGGCATCCACGAGATCGAGCCCGACGGGGGTGACGCGTCCGTCTCGCCGAAGGGCCGGGAGATGCGGGCCGATGAGGTGCGGTTCGGCTACCGGGAGGGCGTGGACGTCCTGCACCGGGTGTCGATGTCCGTGCCGCCGGGCACCCGGATGGCGCTGGTCGGGCCGTCGGGCGCGGGCAAGTCGACGCTGGGCCGGCTGCTGGCGGGCATCTACGCGCCGCGGGCCGGCGAGGTCACCCTCGGCGGGGCACGCCTGTCGCGGATGCAGGCCGAGCGGGTGCGGGAGCAGGTGGCGCTGGTCAACCAGGAGCACCACGTGTTCGTGGGCTCGCTCCGGGACAACCTGCGCCTGGCCAGGACGGGCGCCGGGGACGCCGACCTGTGGGCGGCGCTGGAGGCGGTGGACGCGGACGGCTGGGCGCGTGCGCTGGCGGCCGGGCTGGACACGGAGGTCGGATCGGGAGCCGCGGCGCTGACCCCGGCCCAGGCGCAGCAGGTGGCGCTGGCCCGGCTGGTCCTGGCGGATCCGCACACGCTCGTACTGGACGAGGCCACCTCGCTGCTCGACCCGCGCGCGGCCCGGCACCTGGAGCGTTCCCTGGCCCGGGTGCTGGACGGCCGCACGGTCATCGCGATCGCCCACCGGCTGCACACCGCGCACGACGCGGACGTCATCGCGGTGGTCGAGGGCGGCCGGATCAGTGAGTTCGGCTCCCACGAGGACCTCGTGGCGGCGGACGGCGCCTACGCGGCGCTGTGGCGGTCCTGGCACGGGTGA
- a CDS encoding LGFP repeat-containing protein: MRGTTAGRARSVTAALLVAAVMSALGGGPATARNAVPGPLGHAMTAEFYCDIPPERDIAVTRKVYEVGQRRGVSDKVMLAGFETGWVESRMNNLDCGDRDSLGVFQQRPSQGWGSPEQVMDVDYAANKFFEVAQQMEPGMEGSSAGELAQAVQRSGYPERYPQAEGIARQMRDEAFQPYGTIGAKYYGTGGPDGPLGRPLRAEEPAQSGGRFQLFQHGIVIWHPDAAFAVYGEILDKFWATDAERRWGFPTMDEADASQAPNGTRGRYQFFEQGLFMWSPQTGTHVVHGAIYQAFHAGGHEGVFGYPVGDEADEPGGKVQKFQNASIHWNPDRGTWTTTN; the protein is encoded by the coding sequence GTGCGTGGCACAACAGCTGGGCGCGCGAGATCCGTGACGGCGGCCCTCCTGGTCGCGGCGGTGATGTCCGCCCTGGGCGGCGGCCCCGCCACCGCGCGGAACGCGGTGCCCGGACCCCTCGGGCACGCCATGACGGCCGAGTTCTACTGCGACATCCCCCCGGAGCGGGACATTGCCGTAACCCGCAAGGTCTACGAAGTCGGACAGCGCCGGGGAGTGTCCGACAAGGTCATGCTCGCCGGGTTCGAGACGGGCTGGGTCGAATCCCGGATGAACAACCTCGACTGCGGGGACCGGGATTCGCTGGGCGTCTTCCAGCAGCGTCCCTCCCAGGGCTGGGGCTCCCCCGAACAGGTCATGGACGTCGACTACGCGGCGAACAAGTTCTTCGAGGTGGCCCAGCAGATGGAGCCGGGGATGGAGGGCAGCAGCGCCGGCGAACTCGCCCAGGCGGTCCAGCGGTCCGGCTACCCCGAGCGCTACCCGCAGGCCGAGGGCATCGCCCGGCAGATGCGGGACGAGGCCTTCCAGCCCTACGGGACGATCGGCGCCAAGTACTACGGCACCGGCGGACCCGACGGCCCCCTCGGCCGGCCGCTGCGCGCGGAGGAACCCGCCCAGTCGGGCGGACGGTTCCAGCTGTTCCAGCACGGGATCGTGATCTGGCATCCGGATGCGGCGTTCGCGGTGTACGGGGAGATCCTGGACAAGTTCTGGGCGACGGACGCGGAGCGTCGTTGGGGTTTCCCGACGATGGACGAGGCGGATGCGTCGCAGGCGCCGAACGGGACGCGGGGCCGGTACCAGTTCTTCGAGCAGGGCTTGTTCATGTGGTCGCCGCAGACCGGTACGCACGTCGTCCACGGTGCGATCTACCAGGCGTTCCACGCGGGTGGTCATGAGGGCGTGTTCGGCTACCCGGTCGGTGACGAGGCCGACGAGCCGGGCGGCAAGGTTCAGAAGTTCCAGAACGCCAGCATCCACTGGAACCCCGACCGGGGCACCTGGACCACCACCAACTGA
- a CDS encoding serine/threonine-protein kinase, with the protein MHGPADTSGSDCTQLLAPGYRVGSWEVTEPIAAGGWGTVYAGRAVGGDRPAQEVVALKFLPTSGLAPRQARNVVDTARREVELGRRAGHPRLIRLLDSVVLSEPDHPLLDGALVLVMERAHRSLRDRLRAGPVGEAEGARLITGICEGLAHLHRTGWVHGDLKPDNILLMADGSVRLSDFGLAAELTGTHGTHGYAPPMGTFDYLPPERWRAPLGEHGVQVRPSADIWALGIVIHEVFTGGTPPFPGATPMARGAAVQEYADGRAPLRLDPAVPHFWRELAADCLAPSHAARAAHTAQSLLARVTARPRPGKDRPAGRTRRAVHAALVSALMCGAAAGSTPYAALDGTFAPPGAAGRIRVFNAEPSCTTRTDRDPDCSLGLAIDPQRPYTADNVVPTRVWQGDELAVDCLLAHGIPIIDEGDAWSPQWFRVRLAAGSPRPTAWLPAVRTKDRPRVPACPAPASGR; encoded by the coding sequence GTGCACGGCCCGGCCGACACCTCGGGAAGTGACTGCACGCAGCTGCTCGCGCCCGGCTACCGCGTCGGGAGCTGGGAAGTCACCGAGCCCATCGCGGCCGGCGGCTGGGGGACCGTCTACGCGGGACGCGCGGTCGGCGGGGACCGGCCCGCGCAGGAGGTGGTCGCGCTCAAGTTCCTGCCGACCTCCGGGCTCGCCCCGCGGCAGGCCCGCAACGTCGTGGACACCGCCCGGCGCGAGGTCGAACTGGGCCGCCGAGCGGGCCACCCCCGGCTGATCCGGCTCCTGGACTCCGTCGTGCTCAGCGAGCCGGACCATCCGCTCCTGGACGGTGCGCTCGTCCTGGTGATGGAGCGGGCCCACCGCAGCCTGCGGGACCGCCTGCGAGCAGGCCCGGTGGGCGAAGCCGAAGGGGCCCGTCTGATCACCGGGATCTGCGAGGGCCTCGCCCACCTGCACCGCACCGGCTGGGTGCACGGCGACCTCAAACCGGACAACATCCTGCTCATGGCGGACGGTTCCGTCAGACTCTCCGACTTCGGCCTCGCCGCCGAACTCACCGGCACCCACGGCACCCACGGCTACGCGCCCCCGATGGGCACCTTCGACTACCTCCCGCCCGAGCGCTGGAGGGCCCCCCTCGGCGAGCACGGCGTCCAGGTCCGCCCGAGCGCCGACATCTGGGCCCTCGGCATCGTGATCCACGAGGTGTTCACGGGCGGCACCCCACCGTTCCCCGGCGCCACCCCCATGGCCCGCGGCGCGGCGGTACAGGAGTACGCCGACGGACGGGCCCCCCTGCGCCTGGACCCCGCCGTACCGCACTTCTGGCGCGAGCTGGCCGCGGACTGCCTGGCCCCCTCCCACGCCGCCCGCGCCGCCCACACGGCCCAGAGCCTCCTGGCCCGCGTCACCGCCCGGCCGCGACCGGGCAAGGATCGCCCGGCGGGCCGCACGCGCAGGGCCGTCCACGCCGCCCTCGTCTCCGCGCTGATGTGCGGGGCGGCTGCGGGGAGCACCCCGTACGCCGCACTCGACGGCACCTTCGCCCCGCCCGGGGCGGCCGGCCGGATCCGGGTGTTCAACGCCGAACCGAGCTGCACGACCCGCACCGACCGGGACCCGGACTGCAGCCTCGGTCTCGCCATCGACCCCCAGCGGCCCTACACCGCGGACAACGTCGTCCCGACCCGGGTGTGGCAGGGCGACGAGCTGGCCGTCGACTGCCTCCTCGCACACGGCATCCCCATCATCGACGAGGGGGACGCCTGGTCACCCCAGTGGTTCCGCGTCCGGCTGGCCGCCGGCTCGCCGCGGCCCACCGCCTGGCTGCCCGCCGTACGCACGAAGGACCGCCCCCGCGTCCCCGCCTGCCCGGCGCCCGCCTCCGGACGCTGA
- a CDS encoding alpha/beta hydrolase produces the protein MNEHGPTRRSILKSVGGLSAAMALGGAGVLGTASAASAAGDGFGLHIVDHNEGDARMWYYRFQTDAIGWQPAVNVLLPDDYHTSGRTYPVLYLFHGGGTDQDFITFDRLGIRAWTTGRPLIVVMPDGGHAGWYSNPVSSNTGPRNWEHFHINQLLPWVEANFRTFAEYDGRAVGGFSMGGFGALKYAAKYWGHFASVSAHSGPASVRRDGGAVVHWANLSSAALDLGGGTVYGVPWDQARVSADNPVERIESYRNKRVFLVAGTSPDPTNPFDSFNETQVLAGQREFRGLLDQAGIPHEWHEEPGGHFVRDYMMWRDLDGIIDRLRKA, from the coding sequence GTGAACGAGCACGGCCCCACCCGCAGGAGCATCCTCAAGTCCGTCGGCGGGCTCTCCGCCGCCATGGCCCTCGGCGGTGCGGGCGTCCTCGGGACGGCATCGGCGGCGAGCGCGGCCGGCGACGGTTTCGGACTGCACATCGTCGACCACAACGAGGGCGACGCCCGCATGTGGTACTACCGCTTCCAGACCGACGCGATCGGCTGGCAGCCCGCCGTCAACGTCCTGCTCCCCGACGACTACCACACCAGCGGACGCACCTACCCCGTCCTCTACCTCTTCCACGGGGGCGGCACGGACCAGGACTTCATCACCTTCGACCGCCTCGGCATCCGTGCCTGGACCACCGGGCGGCCGCTCATCGTCGTGATGCCGGACGGCGGCCACGCGGGCTGGTACTCCAACCCCGTCAGCTCCAACACCGGCCCCCGCAACTGGGAGCACTTCCACATCAACCAGCTCCTGCCCTGGGTCGAGGCGAACTTCCGGACCTTCGCCGAGTACGACGGCCGCGCCGTCGGCGGGTTCTCGATGGGCGGCTTCGGCGCCCTCAAGTACGCGGCCAAGTACTGGGGCCACTTCGCCTCGGTCAGCGCCCACTCGGGACCCGCCAGCGTGCGCCGTGACGGCGGGGCGGTCGTGCACTGGGCCAACCTGTCCTCCGCGGCCCTCGACCTGGGCGGCGGCACCGTCTACGGCGTGCCCTGGGACCAGGCCCGCGTCAGCGCGGACAACCCCGTCGAGCGCATCGAGAGCTACCGCAACAAGCGGGTCTTCCTCGTCGCGGGGACCAGCCCCGACCCGACCAACCCGTTCGACTCGTTCAACGAAACCCAGGTCCTCGCGGGCCAGCGGGAGTTCCGCGGCCTCCTCGACCAGGCCGGCATCCCGCACGAATGGCACGAGGAGCCCGGTGGCCACTTCGTCCGCGACTACATGATGTGGCGCGACCTCGACGGCATCATCGACCGCCTCCGCAAGGCGTAG
- a CDS encoding DEAD/DEAH box helicase, whose product MTLIDQLPPTADPDALFEAFSSWAQDQGITLYPAQEEALIEVVSGANVVLSTPTGSGKSLVAAGAHFTALAQDKVTFYTAPIKALVSEKFFDLCKLFGTENVGMLTGDASVNADAPVICCTAEVLASIALRDGKYADIGQVVMDEFHFYAEPDRGWAWQIPLLELPQAQFVLMSATLGDMKRFEEDLTRRTGRPTSVVRSATRPVPLSYEYVTTPITDTITELLETRQAPVYIVHFTQAQAVERAQSLMSINMCTREEKDKIAELIGNFRFTTKFGQNLSRYVRHGIGVHHAGMLPKYRRLVEKLAQAGLLKVICGTDTLGVGVNVPIRTVLFTALTKYDGNRVRTLRAREFHQIAGRAGRAGFDTAGYVVAQAPEHVIENEKALAKAGDDPKKRRKVVRKKAPEGFVAWSDTTFEKLIAADPEPLTSRFKVTNIMLLSVIARPGDAFQAMRHLLEDNHEPRKAQLRHIRRAIAIYRSLLDGGVVEQLDTPDAEGRSIRLTVDLQQDFALNQPLSTFALAAFDLLDPESPSYALDMVSVVESTLDDPRQILAAQQNKERGMAVGAMKADGIEYEERMERLQDVTYPKPLEELLLHAYDVYSKSHPWVRDHPVSPKSIIRDMYERAMTFTEFTSYYELARTEGIVLRYLASAYKALDHTIPDDLKSEDLQDLIAWLGELVRQVDSSLLDEWEQLANPEVETAEEAQEKADQVKPVTANSRAFRVLVRNAMFRRVELAALDHVNVLGELDGDSGWDADAWGEAMDLYWDEYDDLGTGPDARGPKLLQIEEDAAHGLWRVRQTFADPNGDHGWGISAEVDLAASDEEGRAVIRVTSVGELGAL is encoded by the coding sequence GTGACCCTCATTGATCAGCTCCCGCCGACCGCCGACCCCGACGCCCTCTTCGAGGCTTTCTCCTCGTGGGCGCAGGACCAGGGCATCACCCTGTACCCGGCGCAGGAGGAGGCCCTGATCGAGGTCGTCTCCGGGGCGAACGTGGTCCTGTCCACCCCGACCGGTTCCGGCAAGAGCCTCGTCGCGGCCGGCGCGCACTTCACCGCCCTGGCCCAGGACAAGGTCACCTTCTACACCGCTCCGATCAAGGCGCTGGTGTCGGAGAAGTTCTTCGACCTGTGCAAGCTCTTCGGCACCGAGAACGTCGGCATGCTGACCGGTGACGCCTCCGTGAACGCGGACGCGCCGGTGATCTGCTGCACCGCCGAGGTGCTGGCCTCGATCGCCCTGCGTGACGGGAAGTACGCCGACATCGGCCAGGTCGTGATGGACGAGTTCCACTTCTATGCCGAGCCGGACCGCGGCTGGGCCTGGCAGATCCCGTTGCTGGAGCTGCCGCAGGCGCAGTTCGTCCTCATGTCGGCGACGCTCGGTGACATGAAGCGGTTCGAGGAGGACCTGACCCGGCGCACCGGGCGGCCGACCTCGGTGGTCCGCTCCGCAACCCGGCCGGTACCGCTGTCGTACGAGTACGTCACCACGCCGATCACCGACACCATCACCGAGCTGCTGGAAACCCGGCAGGCTCCGGTGTACATCGTGCACTTCACCCAGGCCCAGGCGGTCGAGCGGGCGCAGTCGCTGATGAGCATCAACATGTGCACCCGCGAGGAGAAGGACAAGATCGCGGAGCTGATCGGCAACTTCCGCTTCACCACGAAGTTCGGGCAGAACCTCTCCCGCTACGTCCGCCACGGCATCGGCGTGCACCACGCGGGCATGCTGCCCAAGTACCGCCGCCTGGTGGAGAAGCTGGCGCAGGCCGGTCTGCTGAAGGTGATCTGCGGTACCGACACCCTCGGGGTGGGTGTCAACGTCCCGATCCGCACGGTGCTGTTCACCGCCCTCACCAAGTACGACGGCAACCGGGTACGGACGCTGCGCGCCCGCGAGTTCCACCAGATCGCCGGCCGGGCCGGACGGGCCGGCTTCGACACGGCGGGTTATGTCGTCGCGCAGGCGCCCGAGCACGTCATCGAGAACGAGAAGGCCCTCGCCAAGGCGGGCGACGACCCGAAGAAGCGCCGCAAGGTGGTCCGCAAGAAGGCGCCCGAGGGCTTCGTGGCGTGGTCGGACACCACGTTCGAGAAGCTGATCGCCGCCGACCCGGAGCCGCTCACCTCGCGTTTCAAGGTCACCAACATCATGCTGCTCTCGGTGATCGCCCGGCCGGGCGACGCCTTCCAGGCGATGCGCCACCTCCTGGAGGACAACCACGAGCCGCGCAAGGCCCAGCTGCGCCACATCCGCCGGGCGATCGCCATCTACCGCTCGCTGCTGGACGGCGGCGTCGTCGAACAGCTCGACACCCCGGACGCGGAGGGCCGCAGCATCCGGCTCACCGTCGACCTCCAGCAGGACTTCGCGCTGAACCAGCCGCTGTCCACCTTCGCGCTCGCCGCCTTCGACCTGCTGGACCCGGAGTCCCCCTCCTACGCCCTGGACATGGTGTCGGTCGTCGAGTCGACCCTTGACGACCCGCGCCAGATCCTGGCCGCGCAGCAGAACAAGGAACGCGGCATGGCCGTGGGCGCGATGAAGGCCGACGGGATCGAGTACGAGGAGCGGATGGAGCGGCTCCAGGACGTGACGTACCCCAAGCCGCTCGAAGAGCTGCTCCTGCACGCCTACGACGTGTACAGCAAGAGCCACCCCTGGGTCCGCGACCACCCGGTCTCCCCGAAGTCGATCATCCGCGACATGTACGAGCGGGCGATGACCTTCACCGAGTTCACCTCCTACTACGAGCTGGCCCGCACCGAGGGCATCGTGCTGCGTTATCTGGCCAGTGCCTACAAGGCCCTGGACCACACCATCCCCGACGACCTCAAGTCCGAGGACCTCCAGGACCTCATCGCCTGGCTGGGCGAGCTGGTGCGCCAAGTGGACTCCAGCCTGCTGGACGAGTGGGAGCAGCTGGCGAACCCGGAGGTGGAGACGGCGGAGGAGGCCCAGGAGAAGGCCGACCAGGTCAAGCCCGTCACCGCGAACTCGCGCGCCTTCCGGGTCCTCGTCCGCAACGCCATGTTCCGCCGGGTCGAGCTGGCCGCCCTGGACCACGTCAACGTGCTGGGAGAGCTGGACGGCGACTCCGGCTGGGACGCAGACGCCTGGGGCGAGGCCATGGACCTCTACTGGGACGAGTACGACGACCTGGGCACCGGCCCCGACGCGCGGGGACCGAAGCTCCTGCAGATCGAGGAGGACGCGGCACACGGCTTGTGGCGCGTCCGGCAGACCTTCGCCGACCCGAACGGGGACCATGGCTGGGGCATCAGCGCCGAGGTCGACCTCGCGGCCTCCGACGAGGAGGGCCGGGCGGTCATCCGCGTCACCTCGGTCGGCGAGCTCGGCGCGCTCTGA
- a CDS encoding metal-dependent hydrolase produces MMGPAHSLSGAAAWLGVGAAAAAAGHPMPWPVLVVGALICAGAALAPDLDHKSATISRAFGPLSRGLCEVVDKISYAVYKATRAPRDARRSGGHRTLTHTWLWAVLVGAGSSALAVTTDRWGVLLLLFVHLVLAVEGLLWRAARMSSDILVWLLGATSAWILAGVLDQPGNGAGWLFTEPGQEYLWLGLPILLGALVHDIGDALTVSGCPVLWPIPIAGKRWYPIGPPKMMRFRAGSWVELKVLMPVFMLFGAVGGAGALNFI; encoded by the coding sequence ATGATGGGTCCGGCGCATTCCCTGTCCGGCGCGGCGGCCTGGCTGGGGGTGGGTGCGGCGGCCGCGGCCGCGGGGCACCCGATGCCGTGGCCCGTCCTCGTCGTCGGCGCGCTCATCTGCGCCGGCGCTGCCCTCGCCCCCGACCTCGACCACAAGTCGGCGACGATCTCGCGCGCCTTCGGGCCGTTGTCCCGAGGGCTGTGCGAGGTGGTCGACAAGATCTCTTACGCCGTCTACAAGGCGACGCGCGCCCCGCGCGACGCCCGCCGCAGCGGCGGGCACCGCACCCTGACCCACACCTGGCTGTGGGCCGTCCTCGTCGGCGCCGGCTCCTCCGCCCTGGCGGTGACCACCGACCGCTGGGGCGTGCTCCTCCTCCTCTTCGTCCACCTGGTACTCGCCGTGGAAGGCCTGCTGTGGCGGGCCGCCAGGATGTCCAGTGACATCCTGGTGTGGCTGCTGGGGGCCACGAGCGCCTGGATCCTGGCCGGTGTGCTCGACCAGCCCGGCAACGGCGCGGGATGGCTGTTCACGGAACCCGGCCAGGAGTACCTGTGGCTCGGTCTGCCGATCCTGCTCGGCGCCCTCGTCCATGACATCGGCGACGCGCTGACCGTCTCGGGCTGCCCGGTCCTGTGGCCGATCCCCATCGCCGGCAAGCGCTGGTACCCGATCGGTCCGCCCAAGATGATGCGCTTCCGGGCGGGCAGCTGGGTGGAGCTCAAGGTCCTCATGCCGGTGTTCATGCTGTTCGGCGCGGTGGGCGGCGCCGGCGCGCTGAACTTCATCTAG
- a CDS encoding serine/threonine protein kinase has protein sequence MSGIVIYLPPGSGGAGGAEPGDGAVTLRLGPGEVARFGRGSATTPVELRLVDDAISRLAGEIRVTDDHWQLSNLSATHSYLVENPEGAGEYLRVPPRRAGAPIPFEFSRVVLPTRHDTTVSFQVFAPDHVYLDPDGLGGAGGQWGGRTVTAYSLDETATYFLVLVALCEPRLRDESPVAVPTTPQIVERLRDHAACGRLTARAVSSHIDYLAEEKMRVAPPAEQDPGRGARRNGKRESIVGLALRFGLVREEHLALLPPRSGAAPRNEQTGGGEGARPGRHLGK, from the coding sequence GTGAGCGGGATAGTGATCTACCTGCCGCCGGGGAGCGGCGGCGCGGGTGGCGCGGAGCCGGGCGACGGGGCGGTGACGTTACGGCTCGGCCCGGGGGAAGTGGCCCGGTTCGGGCGGGGATCGGCCACGACGCCGGTCGAACTCCGCCTCGTCGACGACGCGATCTCCCGCCTGGCCGGCGAGATCCGGGTGACCGACGACCACTGGCAGCTCAGCAACCTCAGCGCGACACACAGCTACCTCGTGGAGAACCCCGAAGGGGCCGGCGAGTACCTGCGGGTCCCGCCACGCCGGGCCGGAGCCCCCATCCCCTTCGAGTTCTCCCGCGTGGTGCTGCCCACCCGACACGACACCACCGTCTCCTTCCAGGTCTTCGCCCCCGACCACGTCTACCTCGACCCGGACGGCCTGGGCGGCGCCGGCGGGCAGTGGGGCGGTCGCACGGTCACCGCGTACTCCCTGGACGAGACGGCCACCTACTTCCTCGTCCTGGTGGCGCTCTGCGAACCCCGGCTGCGCGACGAGTCACCGGTCGCGGTGCCGACCACACCCCAGATCGTCGAACGGCTCAGGGACCACGCGGCCTGCGGCAGGCTGACGGCCCGTGCGGTCAGCTCCCACATCGACTACCTCGCCGAGGAGAAGATGCGCGTCGCCCCGCCGGCCGAGCAGGACCCCGGCCGCGGCGCCCGCCGCAACGGCAAGCGGGAGTCGATCGTCGGCCTCGCCCTGCGGTTCGGGCTCGTACGGGAAGAGCACCTGGCGCTGCTGCCGCCCCGCAGCGGGGCGGCCCCGCGCAACGAGCAGACCGGAGGAGGGGAAGGTGCACGGCCCGGCCGACACCTCGGGAAGTGA